One window of Pseudomonadota bacterium genomic DNA carries:
- a CDS encoding NAD(P)/FAD-dependent oxidoreductase, producing MSKRSPSQIHETDVVIIGAGPVGLFAIFQCGMLRMRCHIVDALDKVGGQCTALYPEKPLYDIPAYPQILGEELIQNLEKQAAPFSPVFHLNQQVVEISAEKKEGLSTGKWILKTSQGVELISKAIIIAAGVGAFGPNRPPLSHIECYEGKSIFYRVKKREDFRGKTIMIAGGGDSALDWAVSLSEVAKKILMVHRRPKFRGAPEMVARLENLSKTGNVEILTPYQLFKLEGDVSSGILNAVQLQDMDGAIKSVETDVLLPFFGLSMNLGPIAEWGLGLEKNHITINPATAETTTPGIFSIGDVATYPGKLKLILTGFSEAAIAAHAIFSRVFPGEALHFEYSTSKGVPGEKKH from the coding sequence ATGTCAAAGAGGAGCCCTTCTCAAATTCATGAGACAGACGTCGTTATTATTGGCGCTGGGCCAGTTGGTCTTTTTGCAATTTTTCAATGTGGGATGCTTCGGATGCGATGTCATATTGTCGATGCTTTAGATAAGGTCGGAGGGCAGTGTACAGCACTTTATCCTGAGAAGCCTTTGTATGATATTCCTGCATATCCTCAAATTTTAGGAGAAGAGCTGATTCAAAATTTAGAAAAACAAGCCGCTCCTTTTTCTCCGGTATTTCATTTAAATCAACAGGTTGTTGAAATTTCAGCAGAAAAAAAAGAAGGACTTTCAACCGGAAAATGGATTTTAAAAACATCTCAAGGTGTTGAGCTCATTTCAAAAGCTATTATTATCGCTGCAGGTGTCGGTGCTTTTGGCCCTAACCGTCCTCCTCTTTCTCATATTGAATGCTATGAAGGAAAAAGTATTTTTTATCGTGTTAAAAAAAGGGAAGATTTCCGAGGAAAAACCATCATGATTGCTGGGGGAGGTGATTCAGCACTTGATTGGGCCGTCTCTTTGAGTGAAGTTGCTAAAAAGATTTTGATGGTTCATCGCAGGCCTAAATTTCGAGGTGCACCAGAGATGGTGGCACGTCTTGAAAATCTTTCAAAGACTGGGAATGTTGAAATTCTAACGCCTTATCAGCTTTTTAAACTTGAGGGAGATGTGTCGTCGGGAATTTTAAATGCTGTGCAGCTTCAAGACATGGATGGAGCTATAAAATCAGTTGAAACAGACGTTCTTTTACCGTTTTTTGGACTTTCCATGAATTTAGGGCCCATTGCAGAATGGGGATTGGGTCTTGAAAAAAATCATATTACGATAAATCCTGCAACCGCAGAAACAACAACGCCTGGTATTTTTTCCATTGGAGATGTGGCAACATACCCTGGTAAGTTAAAATTAATTTTAACAGGGTTCTCAGAAGCAGCGATTGCAGCCCACGCAATTTTTTCAAGAGTCTTTCCAGGAGAAGCCTTACATTTTGAATATTCAACCTCAAAAGGTGTTCCAGGAGAAAAAAAACATTAA
- the tsaE gene encoding tRNA (adenosine(37)-N6)-threonylcarbamoyltransferase complex ATPase subunit type 1 TsaE, whose protein sequence is MKNQSLLFTCSINTLQETQKWALTFAALLQKFDILALKGNLGAGKTTFARFLIQDLTSLQEEVPSPTFTLVQSYETQKGPLFHFDCYRLGHAYEALELGIEDSFTRGISLIEWPEKIEIFLPQNTLLLDFETGPSRHLKIYGNKRWEERLSPFLCSQS, encoded by the coding sequence ATGAAGAACCAGTCTCTTTTATTTACATGTTCTATAAACACCTTGCAAGAAACTCAGAAATGGGCATTGACTTTTGCTGCTTTATTACAAAAATTTGATATTCTTGCCTTAAAAGGAAATTTAGGTGCTGGAAAAACAACCTTTGCACGTTTCTTAATCCAAGATCTAACTTCTCTTCAAGAAGAAGTGCCAAGTCCAACTTTTACCCTTGTACAATCTTACGAAACACAAAAAGGCCCTCTTTTTCACTTTGATTGCTACCGCCTTGGACATGCATACGAAGCGCTTGAACTTGGCATTGAAGATTCATTTACACGAGGTATTTCTCTCATTGAATGGCCCGAGAAAATAGAAATCTTTCTCCCACAGAACACGCTTCTTTTGGATTTTGAAACTGGCCCCTCCCGTCATTTAAAAATATATGGCAATAAGCGTTGGGAAGAACGCCTTAGCCCTTTTTTATGTTCTCAATCATGA